A window of the Natronospira proteinivora genome harbors these coding sequences:
- the can gene encoding carbonate dehydratase, whose product MSFQKEIFQRNRDWANSVREKDPEFFDRLAAQQKPDILWIGCSDSRVPANQITGMMPGEVFVHRNIANLVLHTDMNCQSVIQFAVAVLKVRHVVVCGHYACGGVKAALEAKDHGLIHNWLRNIKDIYLRHAEEVDALGDEDARVNRLCELNVINQVRNLAHSATVQNAWAQDQPLQVHGWIYNIKDGLLKDLEVDVSSAGEVPVVFHTR is encoded by the coding sequence ATGAGCTTTCAAAAAGAAATATTCCAACGAAACCGGGATTGGGCCAATTCCGTCCGCGAAAAGGATCCAGAATTCTTTGACCGTCTGGCCGCGCAACAGAAGCCGGATATTCTATGGATTGGCTGTTCCGATTCCCGCGTACCGGCCAATCAAATCACCGGCATGATGCCGGGTGAGGTTTTTGTCCATCGCAACATCGCCAACTTGGTGCTGCATACCGACATGAATTGCCAGTCGGTGATCCAGTTTGCCGTGGCCGTACTCAAGGTTCGGCATGTGGTGGTGTGTGGCCATTATGCCTGCGGTGGGGTAAAGGCCGCGCTGGAAGCAAAGGATCATGGCCTGATCCACAACTGGCTACGCAACATCAAAGACATCTACCTGCGCCATGCCGAGGAAGTGGATGCCCTGGGGGATGAAGACGCCCGGGTCAACCGACTATGCGAGCTGAATGTCATCAACCAGGTCCGCAACCTTGCGCACAGCGCAACCGTGCAAAATGCCTGGGCGCAGGACCAGCCTCTGCAAGTCCATGGCTGGATTTACAATATCAAGGACGGCCTGCTCAAAGACCTGGAAGTGGATGTCTCCAGCGCCGGGGAAGTCCCTGTCGTTTTCCATACCCGCTAG
- a CDS encoding alpha/beta fold hydrolase: MKPSEWYQQHGFRDIDGHRVFVHEQGEGPVLLCLHGMAGASWSWHKLVEPLSRQFRMVIPDLLGFGYSDRPKDARYSVVAHTDRLESLMAELSVERFHVLGQGIGAMAGIELMARAEGRLREGRDPRIDPASLFLVNPPLFAEFSQRPRVERLLAMQFGELFQYLGTKKLFWDYLNDLSGPYSRPTPTEVNRLWRMMTRDGGRRVWSAHARYHQELMRRGKRWIRGLQETQRPFQVVAGPEDPIAGHRMEAAFRRALPEQRRTMVGKLGHAPNFEAPDKLLPLIEEFHEEIQP, encoded by the coding sequence ATGAAACCCTCCGAGTGGTATCAGCAACACGGCTTTCGCGACATTGACGGCCATCGTGTTTTCGTCCACGAACAGGGCGAAGGCCCGGTGCTGCTGTGCCTGCATGGCATGGCCGGCGCCTCCTGGAGCTGGCACAAGCTCGTCGAGCCTCTGAGTCGGCAGTTCCGGATGGTGATACCGGACTTGCTGGGCTTTGGCTACTCCGACCGGCCAAAGGATGCCCGTTACTCGGTAGTGGCCCATACTGATCGCCTGGAAAGCCTCATGGCCGAACTTTCTGTCGAACGCTTCCATGTGCTGGGTCAGGGTATCGGCGCCATGGCCGGTATTGAGTTGATGGCAAGGGCGGAAGGACGTCTTCGGGAAGGCCGTGATCCACGTATCGACCCGGCCAGTCTGTTCCTGGTCAATCCGCCCCTGTTTGCCGAATTCTCTCAACGCCCCCGGGTGGAACGACTACTGGCCATGCAGTTTGGCGAACTCTTCCAGTATCTGGGCACCAAAAAGCTGTTCTGGGATTATCTCAATGACCTGTCAGGCCCTTACAGCCGCCCCACGCCCACCGAGGTCAATCGGCTCTGGCGGATGATGACCCGGGATGGCGGCAGGCGCGTCTGGTCGGCCCATGCCCGTTACCATCAGGAACTCATGCGCCGGGGCAAGCGCTGGATTCGGGGCCTGCAGGAAACTCAACGCCCCTTCCAGGTAGTGGCCGGCCCGGAAGATCCCATCGCCGGTCACCGCATGGAAGCGGCCTTCCGGCGTGCCCTGCCGGAACAACGCCGCACCATGGTGGGGAAACTGGGTCATGCGCCGAATTTCGAAGCACCGGACAAGCTGCTACCCCTGATCGAGGAATTCCACGAGGAGATCCAGCCATGA
- the pdxH gene encoding pyridoxamine 5'-phosphate oxidase, which produces MSGSGIDESQIPNDPYELFRQWWAQAQAESGMKEPSGMSLATADAQGRPSNRIVLLKHWDRRGFVFYSNYTSRKARELHENPHGALLFWWDKLRRQIRVCGQVEKVAERESDAYFAGRPRGSQLGAWASQQSRPLDSPDTLSKRVAQLDEEFGNDPIPRPPHWGGYRLIPREIEFWDDGAFRLHDRIVYLKDGEHWQIQRLYP; this is translated from the coding sequence ATGAGTGGCAGCGGTATCGACGAGTCCCAAATCCCCAATGACCCCTATGAGTTGTTCCGCCAATGGTGGGCCCAGGCCCAGGCGGAATCAGGCATGAAGGAACCCAGCGGCATGAGCCTGGCCACCGCCGATGCCCAAGGACGCCCCTCCAACCGCATTGTCCTGCTCAAGCACTGGGACCGTCGGGGTTTTGTCTTCTATAGCAACTACACGTCCCGCAAGGCCCGGGAACTGCATGAGAATCCCCATGGGGCCCTGCTCTTCTGGTGGGACAAACTGCGCCGCCAAATCCGCGTCTGCGGCCAGGTGGAGAAAGTGGCCGAGCGGGAATCCGATGCCTATTTCGCCGGTCGTCCCCGGGGCAGTCAGCTGGGGGCCTGGGCCTCCCAGCAAAGCCGCCCCCTGGACAGCCCTGATACATTATCCAAACGGGTCGCCCAGCTGGATGAAGAATTTGGCAATGATCCCATCCCACGCCCCCCGCATTGGGGTGGGTATCGACTGATTCCCCGGGAAATCGAATTCTGGGACGATGGAGCCTTCCGACTCCATGACCGCATTGTCTATCTGAAAGACGGTGAACATTGGCAGATTCAGCGACTCTATCCTTGA
- the arsJ gene encoding organoarsenical effux MFS transporter ArsJ has protein sequence MQRIKQLPEALRQYMVVTMAYWSFTLTDGALRMLVLLYFYQLGYSPFEVALLFVLYELFGVITNLLGGWIGARFGLHRTLYAGMLIQIVALLMLTVPDAWLSVVYVMLAQALSGIAKDLNKMSAKSSVKLLAPNGESGRLFKWVAALTGSKNALKGVGFFIGSALLATIGFRAGMLVMAAWIGLFLLLSLLLLKKGIGQAKQKTPFKHILSKSRAVNFLSAARFFLFGARDIWFVVALPVFLHGVLGWSHTQTGAFMAGWIIFYGLIQSGAPRFVRLQGNDAARRGKRATILWALLLAAAPGLLAVSLAHDLYPATSLMIGLSLFAFLFAINSSLHSWLILEYAREDGVSLDVGFYYMANAAGRLVGTLLSGLIYQQQGMVACLVAATAFVLLSALLATTLPSPEAKPHTHKQRGRIQS, from the coding sequence ATCCAACGCATCAAGCAACTGCCCGAAGCCCTGCGCCAATACATGGTGGTGACCATGGCCTATTGGTCATTCACCCTCACCGATGGCGCCCTGCGCATGCTGGTGCTGCTCTACTTCTATCAGCTGGGCTACTCCCCCTTTGAAGTGGCACTGTTGTTCGTGCTGTACGAGCTGTTTGGCGTGATTACCAATCTGCTGGGGGGATGGATCGGGGCCCGTTTCGGTCTCCACCGCACCCTCTATGCCGGCATGCTGATCCAGATTGTGGCTCTGTTGATGCTGACCGTCCCGGACGCCTGGCTAAGCGTGGTGTATGTCATGCTCGCCCAGGCCCTGTCAGGCATTGCCAAGGACCTGAACAAGATGAGCGCCAAGAGCAGCGTCAAGCTCCTGGCGCCGAATGGTGAGAGTGGCCGCCTGTTCAAATGGGTGGCGGCCCTGACCGGCTCCAAGAATGCCTTGAAAGGGGTTGGTTTTTTCATTGGCAGTGCCCTGCTGGCAACCATCGGATTTCGGGCCGGCATGCTGGTGATGGCCGCTTGGATCGGTCTCTTCCTGCTGCTTTCGCTGTTGCTGCTGAAAAAAGGCATTGGTCAAGCCAAGCAGAAGACCCCCTTCAAGCACATTCTGTCCAAGAGCCGGGCCGTGAACTTTCTCTCGGCCGCACGCTTCTTCCTCTTCGGTGCCCGGGACATCTGGTTCGTGGTGGCCCTGCCGGTTTTCCTGCATGGGGTGCTGGGCTGGAGTCATACCCAGACCGGGGCCTTTATGGCGGGCTGGATTATCTTCTATGGCCTGATCCAGTCCGGCGCGCCCCGTTTTGTCCGACTTCAGGGCAATGACGCAGCCCGGCGCGGCAAACGCGCTACCATTTTGTGGGCCCTGCTGCTGGCGGCCGCACCCGGTCTGTTGGCGGTCAGTCTGGCCCATGATCTCTATCCGGCCACCAGCCTGATGATTGGGCTTAGCCTGTTTGCTTTTCTGTTCGCCATTAACTCCTCCCTGCACTCCTGGCTGATTCTGGAATATGCCCGGGAAGACGGCGTCTCTCTGGATGTGGGCTTTTATTACATGGCCAATGCGGCCGGCAGACTGGTGGGTACCCTGCTGTCCGGTCTGATCTACCAACAACAGGGCATGGTGGCCTGCCTGGTGGCCGCCACCGCCTTCGTGCTGCTGTCCGCCCTGCTGGCCACCACCCTGCCCTCACCCGAGGCCAAACCACATACCCACAAACAACGCGGCAGAATCCAAAGCTGA
- a CDS encoding DUF1499 domain-containing protein: MFKARLSTIRKRLPPIAALLLLASLIAGIALISAGPSYRFELLELSAAFSLLRYAAWAGLLIALLGLPVLGLAFYVGETRRAIVLAGLAIILGTTTAAIPFNWQQKADSVPPIHDITTDTTNPPAFQDIAPLREDAPNPVEYSGEETAEQQREAYPDIDTLQFTTAPEMVMDTAVTVSQEMGWELVSVDAGEGRIEATATTRWFGFKDDVVIRIRDTTDGSELDIRSKSRVGRSDVGTNAERIRQFRSRMEARLGESDDNSGD, translated from the coding sequence ATGTTTAAGGCACGCCTAAGCACCATTCGAAAGCGCTTGCCCCCCATTGCTGCTCTGCTGCTGCTCGCCAGCCTGATCGCCGGCATTGCCCTGATCTCAGCCGGCCCCAGCTACCGCTTTGAGCTGCTGGAGTTGTCCGCCGCTTTCAGCCTACTGCGATATGCCGCCTGGGCCGGACTGCTGATTGCCCTTCTGGGGCTGCCCGTGTTGGGCCTGGCTTTCTACGTGGGTGAGACAAGACGCGCCATTGTGCTGGCGGGCCTGGCCATTATTCTTGGCACCACCACGGCCGCCATCCCCTTTAACTGGCAGCAGAAGGCTGATTCGGTGCCGCCGATTCACGACATTACCACCGATACCACCAACCCACCGGCTTTCCAGGATATCGCCCCTCTGCGCGAGGATGCCCCCAATCCGGTGGAATACTCCGGCGAGGAAACCGCTGAACAGCAACGGGAGGCCTATCCAGATATCGACACCCTGCAGTTCACCACCGCTCCGGAGATGGTGATGGATACGGCGGTGACGGTGAGCCAGGAGATGGGCTGGGAATTGGTGAGCGTGGATGCCGGCGAAGGACGCATCGAGGCTACCGCCACCACTCGCTGGTTTGGTTTCAAGGACGATGTGGTCATCCGCATTCGGGACACAACGGATGGCAGTGAGCTGGATATTCGTTCCAAATCCCGGGTGGGCCGCTCAGATGTAGGAACCAATGCGGAACGAATTCGGCAATTCAGGAGCCGCATGGAGGCCCGACTAGGAGAGAGTGACGATAACAGCGGCGACTAG
- the arsS gene encoding arsenosugar biosynthesis radical SAM (seleno)protein ArsS (Some members of this family are selenoproteins.), translating into MRDTLDRLEQIPFPGLRRDRIQTLQMNLGYLCNLSCVHCHVAAGPNRTELMDWETMETALAFMQRQDIETLDVTGGSPEMNPHFRTLFSRAHAMGIQLMDRCNPTIIEEQGYHWIPAFLAEHRVQVVASLPCYQSDNVEKQRGKGSFDKSIAGLQKLNEQGYGDPDSGLELDLVYNPVGAHLPPDQNQLEQNYKQFLWKQFGIRFNRLFALTNMPIKRWGSLLLSTNQFDDYMDTLQGAHRSENMAQVMCRSLISVDWQGYVYDCDFNQMLGMGLGGKRTHLSELLDRDLRGDPIRVSGHCYGCTAGQGSSCGGALSEEEAAPMPRAAGQTG; encoded by the coding sequence ATGAGAGACACCCTGGATCGACTGGAGCAGATTCCCTTCCCGGGCCTGCGACGGGACCGTATTCAAACCCTGCAGATGAACCTGGGTTATCTCTGCAATCTCTCCTGTGTTCATTGCCATGTGGCCGCCGGTCCCAATCGCACCGAGCTGATGGACTGGGAGACCATGGAGACCGCTTTAGCCTTCATGCAGCGTCAGGACATTGAAACCCTGGATGTTACCGGCGGCTCACCAGAGATGAACCCCCATTTCAGGACGCTGTTCAGCCGGGCCCATGCCATGGGCATTCAGCTGATGGATCGCTGTAATCCCACCATTATCGAGGAACAAGGCTACCACTGGATTCCCGCCTTCCTGGCCGAGCATCGGGTTCAGGTGGTGGCTTCCCTGCCCTGCTACCAATCCGACAATGTGGAAAAACAACGGGGCAAGGGGAGTTTCGACAAGAGCATCGCCGGACTGCAGAAACTCAATGAACAGGGCTACGGTGACCCCGATAGTGGCCTGGAGCTGGACCTGGTCTACAACCCGGTAGGTGCCCATCTGCCTCCGGATCAAAATCAGCTGGAGCAGAACTACAAGCAGTTTTTGTGGAAACAGTTCGGTATTCGTTTCAACCGCCTGTTCGCCCTGACTAATATGCCCATCAAGCGTTGGGGCAGCCTGCTGCTCTCTACCAACCAGTTCGATGACTACATGGATACCCTGCAGGGCGCCCATCGCTCCGAGAACATGGCCCAGGTCATGTGCCGGAGCCTGATCAGCGTGGACTGGCAGGGTTATGTGTATGATTGTGATTTCAATCAGATGTTGGGAATGGGGCTGGGGGGCAAACGAACCCATCTGTCCGAACTGCTGGACCGGGACTTGCGCGGTGACCCGATTCGCGTCTCGGGCCATTGCTATGGTTGTACTGCCGGTCAGGGGTCCAGTTGCGGGGGTGCCTTGAGCGAAGAGGAAGCCGCTCCCATGCCCCGGGCCGCCGGTCAGACGGGATGA
- a CDS encoding FAD-dependent oxidoreductase: protein MVVYGLDLHQYLDLAALQERRGELDGLLDAHPLWFMLGFFLVYVVVTALSIPGAAVMTLAGGFLFGLLWGALLVSLASTLGATLAFMIARFLFHDAVQQRYGDKLRTLNRGIEREGAFYLFALRLVPIFPFFVINIAMALTPLKAMPFMLVSWVGMLPATVVYVNAGTQLARIDSAGDVLSPVLIGSFVLLGLFPLITKRIMEWTKRRRALKGWKKPSTFDRNLVVIGAGSGGLVAALIAATVKARVSLIERDKMGGDCLNTGCVPSKALIRSAAFMAQAKKADQLGFSQVQATVNLKDVMARVQRVIKTIEPHDSVERFESLGVDCIQGEARIISPWEVEVEGRRLTTRNIIVATGSAPFVPPIPGLDEIDYLTTDSLWSLETQARRLVVLGGGPIGCELSQAFARLGSKVTQVEMAGQLLGREDEDAAEFTRQNLLNDGVDVRLNHKATRVEALDEGGFRLHLQTPEGEITVEGDRLLVAVGRRAVTEKLGLGQLGITTRPNGTIETDAFLRTRVPNIFACGDVAGPFQFTHAASHQAWHAAVNALFGWAKRFRVDYRFLPWVTFTEPQVARLGLNERDAQERGVTVEVTRYDFAELDRAIADESASGFVKVLTPPGKDRILGATIVGPQAGELISQFTLAMKNGIGLNKLLSTIYPYPTLGEANKFAAGNWKKAHAPQGVLRLMERLFRWQC, encoded by the coding sequence ATGGTTGTTTACGGTCTGGACTTGCATCAGTACCTGGATTTGGCTGCCCTGCAGGAACGCCGTGGGGAACTGGATGGCCTGTTGGATGCCCACCCCTTGTGGTTCATGCTGGGCTTCTTCCTGGTGTATGTGGTGGTAACCGCCCTTTCCATCCCCGGGGCCGCGGTGATGACCCTGGCGGGCGGTTTTCTTTTCGGTTTGCTTTGGGGGGCCTTGCTGGTTTCCCTGGCCTCCACTTTGGGCGCCACCCTGGCCTTTATGATTGCCCGCTTTCTTTTTCATGACGCGGTGCAACAGCGCTACGGGGACAAGCTGCGGACCCTGAACCGGGGTATTGAGCGGGAAGGGGCCTTCTATCTCTTTGCCCTGCGTCTGGTGCCTATTTTCCCCTTTTTCGTGATCAATATCGCCATGGCCCTGACACCGCTCAAGGCAATGCCCTTCATGTTGGTGAGCTGGGTGGGCATGTTGCCGGCCACGGTGGTGTATGTGAACGCCGGCACGCAACTGGCTCGCATCGACAGTGCCGGGGATGTCCTGTCCCCGGTCTTGATCGGCTCTTTTGTGTTGTTGGGGCTTTTCCCGTTGATCACCAAGCGCATCATGGAGTGGACAAAGCGCCGCCGGGCGCTGAAAGGCTGGAAAAAGCCCTCCACATTTGATCGCAACCTGGTGGTGATCGGCGCCGGTTCGGGTGGTCTGGTGGCGGCTCTGATCGCGGCCACCGTCAAGGCCCGGGTGAGTCTCATCGAACGGGACAAGATGGGGGGGGATTGCCTCAATACCGGCTGTGTGCCTTCCAAGGCTCTGATCCGTTCTGCCGCCTTCATGGCCCAGGCAAAGAAGGCTGACCAGCTGGGGTTCAGTCAAGTCCAGGCCACCGTCAACCTCAAGGATGTGATGGCGCGGGTGCAACGGGTGATCAAGACCATCGAGCCCCATGATTCCGTGGAGCGTTTTGAAAGTCTGGGCGTGGATTGCATTCAGGGCGAGGCCCGGATTATTTCACCCTGGGAAGTGGAAGTAGAAGGTCGTCGACTGACCACCCGCAACATCATCGTGGCCACCGGATCGGCGCCGTTTGTGCCGCCCATTCCGGGCCTGGATGAAATCGATTACCTCACCACCGACAGCCTCTGGTCCCTGGAGACCCAAGCCCGGCGGCTGGTGGTGCTGGGAGGTGGACCCATCGGATGTGAATTATCCCAGGCCTTTGCCCGGCTGGGTAGCAAGGTAACGCAGGTAGAGATGGCCGGTCAGTTGCTGGGGCGCGAGGACGAGGATGCCGCCGAGTTTACTCGCCAGAACCTGTTGAATGATGGCGTTGATGTGCGTCTAAACCACAAGGCTACTCGTGTTGAGGCGCTGGATGAAGGTGGCTTCCGTCTTCATCTTCAGACGCCAGAGGGGGAAATCACGGTTGAAGGGGATCGATTGCTAGTGGCGGTGGGGCGACGCGCAGTCACCGAGAAGTTGGGCCTGGGGCAGCTCGGTATTACCACCCGGCCCAACGGCACCATTGAAACCGATGCGTTTCTTCGCACTCGGGTGCCCAATATCTTTGCCTGCGGGGACGTGGCCGGCCCGTTCCAGTTCACCCATGCCGCCTCCCACCAGGCTTGGCATGCGGCGGTTAACGCTCTGTTCGGCTGGGCCAAGCGATTCCGGGTGGATTATCGTTTTCTGCCCTGGGTGACCTTCACTGAGCCTCAGGTGGCCCGCTTGGGGCTGAACGAGCGGGATGCCCAAGAGCGGGGCGTGACGGTGGAAGTGACCCGCTATGACTTCGCCGAACTGGACCGGGCCATTGCCGATGAATCGGCCAGCGGCTTTGTAAAAGTGCTTACCCCCCCGGGCAAGGACCGGATTCTGGGAGCGACCATTGTGGGGCCCCAGGCCGGGGAATTGATCAGCCAGTTTACCTTGGCCATGAAGAATGGCATTGGCCTGAACAAGCTGTTATCAACCATCTACCCCTATCCCACCCTGGGCGAGGCCAACAAGTTTGCTGCCGGCAACTGGAAGAAAGCCCATGCACCCCAGGGGGTTCTGCGTCTGATGGAGAGGCTGTTTCGCTGGCAGTGCTAG
- a CDS encoding secondary thiamine-phosphate synthase enzyme YjbQ, whose amino-acid sequence MYRETLQLDMPGRGTREITGEVEAAVARSGTRTGLCHVFCLHTSASLVICENADPTVRDDMERFLSRLVPDGDPLFQHDAEGLDDMPAHVRSMLTQTALTLPVEQGRLLTGNWQGLYLYEHRSGAHHRKVVVSVY is encoded by the coding sequence ATGTACAGAGAGACCTTGCAGCTGGACATGCCGGGCCGGGGTACACGGGAGATTACCGGCGAGGTAGAGGCCGCAGTGGCACGCAGCGGCACACGCACCGGCCTCTGTCATGTTTTCTGTCTGCATACCAGCGCTTCACTGGTGATCTGCGAGAATGCCGATCCCACCGTGCGGGATGACATGGAACGGTTTCTCAGCCGCCTGGTACCGGACGGTGACCCCCTGTTTCAGCACGATGCAGAAGGGCTGGATGACATGCCGGCCCATGTTCGGTCCATGCTGACCCAGACTGCGCTTACCCTGCCCGTGGAGCAGGGAAGATTACTCACGGGCAACTGGCAAGGGCTCTACCTTTATGAGCACCGTAGCGGCGCCCATCACCGCAAGGTAGTTGTTTCCGTTTACTGA
- a CDS encoding thioesterase family protein yields the protein MNLWFRMIRVILRAVLGKNLSPLETSRVHFRVWPHDLDINMHMNNGRYLTLMDLGRLDLMIRTGMGRLVLREKWMPVAASAMVRFRRPLLPFRSFQLESRLLCWDDKWFFLEQRLVRGGRTIAFALLKGCIRRSGGHVPPGDIFQQVLDEPLASPPMPEAVRHWIETEEDIQVPEGELS from the coding sequence TTGAATCTCTGGTTTCGAATGATCCGGGTCATTCTGCGGGCCGTTTTGGGGAAGAATCTATCGCCCCTGGAGACCTCCCGGGTGCATTTCCGGGTCTGGCCCCATGACCTGGATATCAATATGCACATGAATAATGGGCGTTACCTGACCCTGATGGATTTGGGGCGACTGGATCTGATGATCCGCACGGGCATGGGGCGATTGGTCCTGCGGGAGAAATGGATGCCAGTGGCCGCTTCGGCCATGGTTCGGTTTCGGCGTCCGCTGCTTCCCTTCCGCTCGTTTCAGCTGGAGTCCCGGCTGCTTTGCTGGGATGATAAGTGGTTCTTTCTGGAGCAACGCCTGGTGCGGGGCGGGCGGACCATCGCCTTTGCTCTGCTCAAGGGGTGCATCCGCCGTTCGGGCGGACATGTACCACCTGGCGATATTTTTCAGCAGGTGTTGGATGAGCCCTTGGCTTCTCCGCCCATGCCCGAAGCCGTGCGCCACTGGATCGAGACCGAAGAAGACATTCAAGTACCCGAGGGGGAACTGTCATGA
- a CDS encoding GNAT family N-acetyltransferase, producing the protein MSQDQIKIRPAQPDDAAVIVDFNRQLAQETEGLILDESRVRPGVEAVLVNPSLGRYFISELAGEVVGQIGLTYEWSDWRNGHFWWIQSVYVLPQARRAGVFRALYHHVEAMALEDPACTGLRLYVEPENQRAIDTYKALGLSDAPYRMLELDFSEPERD; encoded by the coding sequence ATGAGCCAGGACCAGATTAAGATTCGCCCCGCACAGCCCGATGATGCGGCGGTGATTGTGGATTTCAATCGTCAGCTGGCCCAGGAAACTGAAGGCTTGATACTGGATGAATCCCGGGTCCGTCCGGGGGTGGAGGCGGTACTGGTTAATCCCAGCCTGGGCCGCTATTTCATCTCGGAGCTTGCCGGCGAGGTGGTGGGCCAGATCGGGTTGACCTATGAGTGGAGTGACTGGCGCAATGGTCATTTCTGGTGGATCCAGAGTGTCTATGTGTTGCCCCAAGCTCGCCGGGCAGGTGTATTCCGTGCCCTCTATCATCATGTGGAAGCCATGGCCCTGGAAGACCCGGCCTGTACAGGCTTGCGGCTATATGTCGAGCCGGAGAATCAACGCGCCATCGATACCTACAAGGCCCTGGGCCTGTCAGATGCCCCCTACCGCATGCTGGAGTTGGATTTCTCCGAGCCCGAACGGGATTGA
- a CDS encoding methyl-accepting chemotaxis protein, whose amino-acid sequence MLCEKLRINPVNLSLRLSFLGLGKKEQSTLRRLKPWLDKRANSIAKAFYAFQFDHEASLEFFRLYAERNNTDLERLREHLESAQTEYMLQWGMAGEEGIDLKYFERRLRVGQLHNQIGLPQKWYMGSYALYMDLIEQQLRRDFFFRPWFRNRARRALTRLMLLDMQAVSDGFLVDLLGELGDLEQIIQIHNEKEDLSDHVNSAKNFLRELLERVTVTCEEFGEAMDRLRSKAESLSSSAQQEAASIQQMNATLLHIRQSVSKNDERVKETADITVGNNGSNNETVENSTEETLSLTAAMQNIGAASQEIAKIVDLINDIAFQTNLLSLNASVEAARAGENGKGFAVVANEVRALSAKTKDSSENIKYLVQQATGTITKGDSFVLDVAERIQAIAEDLGRQTTNMAEFTSASEEIDRAAQSNARGAEEIFNIVDRLRENTNELRRTLNGRSAQDTHNSSATIASPY is encoded by the coding sequence ATGCTTTGTGAAAAGCTGCGGATCAACCCAGTGAATCTGTCCCTTCGCCTGAGCTTTCTAGGACTGGGCAAGAAAGAACAGAGCACCCTTCGACGCCTCAAGCCCTGGCTGGATAAACGGGCCAACTCTATCGCTAAGGCATTTTATGCCTTCCAGTTTGATCACGAAGCCAGCCTTGAGTTCTTCAGACTCTATGCCGAACGTAATAACACGGACCTGGAACGTCTGCGTGAACACCTGGAGTCTGCCCAAACCGAGTACATGCTGCAGTGGGGAATGGCGGGAGAAGAAGGCATCGACCTTAAGTATTTCGAACGCCGCCTTCGAGTCGGTCAACTGCACAATCAGATCGGCCTACCCCAGAAATGGTACATGGGCAGCTATGCCCTCTATATGGATCTAATCGAGCAGCAGCTGCGGCGGGATTTCTTCTTTCGCCCCTGGTTCCGCAATCGTGCCCGGAGAGCGCTGACGCGACTCATGCTACTGGATATGCAAGCTGTTTCCGATGGCTTCCTGGTGGATCTACTCGGAGAACTGGGCGACCTGGAACAGATCATCCAAATCCATAATGAGAAAGAAGACCTGTCCGACCACGTTAATTCCGCGAAGAATTTCCTGCGGGAACTGCTGGAAAGAGTAACCGTGACCTGCGAAGAGTTCGGGGAGGCTATGGACCGTCTGCGGTCGAAGGCCGAGAGCCTGTCTAGCTCCGCCCAACAGGAAGCCGCTTCCATTCAGCAGATGAACGCAACCCTTCTACATATCCGTCAGTCTGTGTCCAAGAATGACGAACGGGTTAAAGAAACGGCAGACATCACCGTTGGTAACAATGGAAGCAATAATGAGACCGTGGAAAATAGCACGGAGGAAACCTTATCTCTGACAGCGGCAATGCAAAACATCGGCGCTGCCTCGCAGGAAATCGCCAAAATCGTTGACCTGATTAACGATATCGCCTTTCAGACCAACCTGTTGTCCCTGAATGCCTCCGTTGAGGCAGCTCGTGCAGGTGAAAATGGCAAGGGGTTTGCGGTGGTAGCCAATGAAGTCCGAGCCTTGTCGGCTAAAACCAAGGACTCTTCGGAGAACATAAAATACTTGGTTCAGCAGGCCACGGGCACTATCACAAAGGGCGACAGTTTCGTGCTGGATGTAGCCGAACGCATCCAGGCCATTGCTGAAGATCTTGGACGACAAACCACCAATATGGCTGAATTCACTTCCGCATCAGAGGAAATTGATCGGGCTGCGCAGTCCAACGCGCGGGGCGCAGAAGAGATCTTCAACATTGTCGATCGACTTCGCGAGAATACCAATGAACTCCGACGCACCCTCAACGGCCGTTCAGCCCAGGACACCCACAATTCTTCCGCCACCATTGCCAGCCCCTACTGA